The following proteins are co-located in the Dehalococcoidia bacterium genome:
- a CDS encoding ATP-binding cassette domain-containing protein — translation MRCTCLTKRFGQAPAVQDVDLEVAEGSTLALVGPSGCGKTTLLRL, via the coding sequence ACTTGCCTGACCAAGCGGTTTGGGCAGGCCCCCGCGGTCCAGGATGTAGACCTGGAGGTTGCCGAAGGGAGCACCCTGGCCCTCGTCGGCCCCAGCGGATGCGGCAAGACCACGCTGTTGCGGCT